A window of the Methanoregula sp. genome harbors these coding sequences:
- a CDS encoding HD domain-containing protein has product MDMAPAARQFFSIKSAADHASRAHKGQCRKDRRTPYIVHPARVAGYVSMFGGSHVAIISAWLHDVYEDCTPEWISLTDSFILALPLPEDEQQDIAAIVDALTKKNTIAGKSARLSDSIGRILDAPPEATLVKICDRIDNFLDTACRDGQVRKRYLVSTDEIIDRLSVRADFYGHEKAMHTLKEIRYASPKKD; this is encoded by the coding sequence ATGGATATGGCTCCAGCAGCCCGGCAGTTTTTTTCAATCAAATCTGCCGCAGACCATGCTTCCCGTGCGCATAAAGGGCAGTGCCGGAAAGACCGGAGGACCCCGTACATCGTCCACCCTGCCCGGGTAGCGGGGTACGTGAGTATGTTTGGCGGCTCTCACGTGGCGATCATCTCTGCGTGGCTTCACGATGTCTATGAGGATTGTACGCCGGAATGGATCTCCCTGACGGATTCTTTTATTTTAGCCCTGCCTCTGCCGGAAGATGAACAGCAGGATATTGCTGCCATTGTCGATGCCCTGACAAAAAAGAATACAATCGCCGGAAAATCCGCCCGCCTTTCCGACAGCATAGGGAGGATTCTTGACGCCCCGCCCGAAGCCACGCTGGTCAAGATCTGTGACCGGATCGATAATTTCCTGGATACAGCCTGTCGCGACGGGCAGGTAAGGAAACGCTATCTCGTGTCAACGGATGAGATCATCGACCGGCTCTCTGTGCGTGCAGATTTTTACGGGCACGAAAAAGCAATGCATACGCTCAAAGAGATCCGGTACGCCTCGCCAAAAAAGGATTAA
- a CDS encoding Rpp14/Pop5 family protein, with the protein MSPRPPTLREKRRYILARIEPAGTVLEQKELYYAISDATTSLWGDATTAIITPAVVALEYGHVVIRCRRGTERELAIALSTVTACRDVRICLRIIAASGTIESLRSRFRPKKIPKSKTDPEKTATGTGAGEEPDLSECSFAKKTFLIVQCNGQKVDVIEKGFKNTNRLFLTKDDLEDLNATTISDRI; encoded by the coding sequence ATGAGTCCCCGCCCGCCAACCCTGCGCGAGAAGCGCCGGTATATTCTTGCACGGATTGAACCTGCCGGAACCGTGCTTGAGCAGAAAGAGTTGTATTACGCTATATCGGATGCAACCACTTCGCTCTGGGGCGATGCGACTACGGCAATTATCACACCCGCGGTTGTTGCGCTTGAATACGGGCATGTGGTCATAAGGTGCCGACGGGGTACCGAACGGGAGCTGGCGATTGCCTTATCTACCGTCACTGCGTGCCGTGACGTGCGCATCTGCCTGCGTATCATCGCAGCATCCGGCACGATCGAGAGCCTGCGCTCACGGTTCCGCCCGAAAAAAATCCCTAAATCCAAAACGGATCCTGAAAAGACAGCAACAGGCACTGGTGCGGGTGAAGAACCTGATCTGTCCGAATGCAGTTTTGCAAAAAAGACCTTTCTTATCGTGCAGTGTAACGGTCAGAAGGTTGATGTGATTGAAAAGGGATTTAAAAATACAAACCGATTGTTCTTAACAAAAGATGATCTGGAGGATTTGAATGCAACCACAATATCAGACAGGATATGA
- a CDS encoding prefoldin subunit beta, producing MNNISPKVQNQLGMLQQIQQQLQTILQQKAQYEMAVREAKRAQEEISDAAEDAVMYMSVGTVMMQKKKDVVNAKLTEKVETLELRIKSLEKQEKMLAGKFEQMQAQIKAALESKGSPSAA from the coding sequence ATGAACAATATATCACCCAAAGTACAGAACCAGCTGGGCATGCTCCAGCAAATCCAGCAACAGCTCCAGACCATCCTCCAGCAGAAAGCCCAGTACGAGATGGCTGTCCGCGAAGCCAAGCGTGCGCAGGAAGAGATCAGCGATGCAGCTGAGGATGCAGTCATGTATATGAGTGTCGGCACTGTCATGATGCAGAAGAAGAAAGATGTTGTCAATGCCAAGCTTACCGAGAAGGTAGAGACTCTCGAGCTGCGTATCAAATCCCTAGAAAAACAGGAAAAGATGCTGGCGGGCAAGTTTGAGCAGATGCAGGCCCAGATCAAGGCAGCGCTCGAAAGCAAGGGTTCTCCTTCAGCCGCATAA
- a CDS encoding 50S ribosomal protein L37ae — MASSTHKAKGKVTRSAGRFGCRYGRFVRKRVADIEAVSRALHTCPKCDMLSVQRRGTGIWECRKCGFKFAGGSYVPQTPAMKIAKRAIDRTVEEHRIK, encoded by the coding sequence ATGGCAAGCTCCACACATAAAGCAAAAGGAAAAGTGACAAGAAGTGCCGGACGTTTTGGGTGCCGGTACGGTAGATTTGTACGAAAGCGAGTAGCAGATATTGAAGCTGTTTCACGAGCACTTCACACCTGTCCGAAATGTGACATGCTGTCTGTCCAGCGCCGGGGAACTGGTATCTGGGAATGCCGCAAGTGCGGGTTCAAGTTTGCCGGCGGGTCATACGTGCCGCAGACGCCGGCTATGAAGATTGCCAAGCGTGCAATCGACAGAACCGTTGAAGAACACAGGATAAAATAA
- a CDS encoding YkgJ family cysteine cluster protein: MVFTCRQCGTCCMYLGDYIVIEQQLGPFTFAAESVSTGSPFIAEIDEDKRHLFVDHTFPDQHPAACRFLRPDGALCRCTIHRDSPAQCKFYRCVVMRVMDQQGILLGTVRGTLGMHTEDPGLRVIWEEIERKRPKADAEAEPWIAAFLREKGYRVE; this comes from the coding sequence ATGGTATTTACCTGCCGGCAATGCGGCACGTGCTGCATGTACCTGGGTGACTATATTGTGATCGAACAGCAGCTCGGGCCATTTACATTTGCGGCTGAATCGGTCTCAACCGGCTCACCATTTATTGCCGAGATCGATGAGGATAAACGACACCTGTTTGTGGATCACACGTTTCCGGACCAGCACCCGGCAGCGTGCCGGTTTCTCCGGCCGGACGGGGCACTCTGTCGTTGCACCATACACCGGGACAGCCCGGCCCAGTGCAAGTTCTATCGCTGCGTTGTGATGCGGGTGATGGATCAACAGGGGATATTACTGGGTACTGTACGGGGTACACTGGGGATGCATACCGAAGACCCGGGGCTCCGGGTGATTTGGGAAGAGATAGAACGGAAACGGCCGAAGGCAGACGCGGAGGCTGAGCCGTGGATTGCCGCGTTCTTAAGGGAGAAAGGGTACCGGGTGGAGTAA
- a CDS encoding RNase P subunit p30 family protein, with amino-acid sequence MKITDAAVYPYPLGDASVRRLALEAAALGFDSIIAADAPSGTYAGVEVRSGLFIRDVPVKDVISAVKRSKDPGMVISVNAANNSFNRAVIGVKGVHILRGIQSADKTAFDHVAAKMAADNRVAVDIDLSPIIMGRSVARQRAIHRYLDILVLEQRFEFPVTLSTHARSLLDMRNVRDIAGLCSLIGMDVPDVERALAGVGTVLTPPEPSVRVIA; translated from the coding sequence ATGAAGATCACCGATGCCGCTGTATATCCGTACCCGCTCGGAGATGCATCGGTCCGCAGGTTAGCGCTCGAAGCTGCAGCGCTCGGATTTGACAGCATTATTGCAGCCGACGCTCCTTCCGGCACGTATGCAGGAGTTGAGGTGCGTTCAGGGCTTTTTATCCGGGATGTCCCGGTTAAGGATGTCATCTCGGCAGTGAAACGCTCGAAAGATCCCGGCATGGTGATCTCGGTCAATGCGGCAAACAACAGCTTCAACCGTGCAGTGATCGGCGTCAAAGGGGTACACATCCTGCGCGGTATCCAGTCCGCGGACAAAACTGCATTTGACCATGTTGCGGCAAAGATGGCGGCTGATAACCGGGTAGCGGTGGATATCGATCTCTCCCCCATCATTATGGGGCGGAGTGTCGCACGACAGCGGGCGATTCACCGGTATCTGGATATCTTGGTGCTGGAACAGCGCTTTGAGTTCCCGGTCACGCTGTCCACGCATGCCCGTTCCCTGCTCGATATGCGGAATGTCCGGGACATCGCCGGGCTCTGTAGTCTCATTGGCATGGATGTGCCGGATGTGGAACGTGCGCTTGCCGGTGTCGGGACGGTTCTGACACCTCCGGAACCGTCCGTCAGGGTGATTGCATGA
- a CDS encoding DNA-directed RNA polymerase subunit P: protein MASSYKCARCKQKVEIDVNVRCPYCGHRILFKERGAAIKEMKAR, encoded by the coding sequence ATGGCAAGTTCCTACAAATGTGCACGGTGCAAGCAGAAAGTTGAGATCGACGTCAACGTACGGTGCCCATACTGTGGACACCGTATTCTTTTTAAGGAACGTGGCGCAGCGATCAAAGAAATGAAAGCCAGGTAA
- the psmA gene encoding archaeal proteasome endopeptidase complex subunit alpha produces the protein MQPQYQTGYDRAITVFSPDGRLYQVEYAREAVKRGTTAVGIKAKDGVVLIVDKRVSSRLLEASSIEKIFKIDEHIGVASSGLVGDARALVDRARVECQINRVSYDEPIEVEALSKKLCDHMQTLTQYGGIRPYGTALLIAGVSDGDCRLFETDPSGTLLEYKATGIGIGRPAAMKVFEEEYKPEIEIKDAILLGLKALHSATEGKFDMDTVEIGVTGRETPIFKKMSREEVAVYVEQFKQ, from the coding sequence ATGCAACCACAATATCAGACAGGATATGACCGGGCGATAACCGTTTTTTCCCCCGATGGCAGGCTCTACCAGGTGGAGTATGCCCGTGAAGCAGTGAAAAGGGGTACCACTGCGGTAGGTATCAAGGCAAAGGACGGCGTTGTCCTGATTGTTGACAAGCGGGTGAGCTCCAGGCTCCTTGAAGCGTCATCGATCGAGAAGATCTTCAAGATCGATGAGCACATCGGGGTTGCCTCTTCCGGCCTTGTCGGGGATGCACGTGCCCTTGTCGACCGGGCACGGGTCGAGTGCCAGATCAACCGCGTGTCCTACGATGAACCCATCGAAGTTGAAGCGCTCTCCAAGAAACTCTGCGATCACATGCAGACGCTCACGCAGTACGGCGGTATCCGCCCGTACGGTACAGCCCTGCTCATTGCGGGTGTGAGCGACGGCGACTGTCGCCTTTTCGAGACAGACCCCTCCGGCACCCTGCTCGAGTACAAGGCAACGGGAATCGGTATCGGCCGCCCGGCTGCCATGAAAGTCTTTGAGGAGGAATACAAACCTGAAATCGAGATCAAGGACGCGATCCTTCTGGGCTTAAAGGCACTCCACTCCGCAACCGAAGGCAAGTTCGATATGGATACCGTTGAGATCGGTGTCACCGGGCGAGAGACTCCCATATTTAAGAAGATGAGCCGGGAAGAAGTCGCCGTGTATGTTGAACAGTTCAAACAGTGA
- a CDS encoding ribosome assembly factor SBDS, whose protein sequence is MIPLEKSTVARLESFGERFEILVDPDKAALVRQGQAIDIEDVVAALNVFSNTSKATRAPDEALIKVFHTTDFATIARRIIEKGEIHLTSEQRKHMIEEKRRQVVNFIARNAVNPQTGHPHPPHRIEMAMEEARVNIDPFKHLDEQVKETVKALRPILPIRFEELRLAIRIPADFAAKAYGDIAAGSIMEKDEWQKDGSWVCVVRIPAGIQSDFYDLINKLSKGEGQVKILNQVY, encoded by the coding sequence ATGATACCGCTCGAAAAGTCCACCGTTGCGCGTCTCGAGAGTTTCGGGGAGCGCTTCGAAATTCTCGTTGATCCCGACAAGGCTGCGTTAGTGAGGCAGGGCCAGGCTATTGACATTGAGGATGTAGTCGCGGCCCTCAATGTGTTCAGCAATACCTCCAAGGCAACCCGTGCTCCGGATGAGGCACTCATAAAAGTCTTCCACACAACGGATTTTGCGACAATTGCGCGCCGTATCATAGAGAAAGGTGAGATCCATCTCACGTCTGAGCAGCGCAAACATATGATTGAGGAGAAGCGCCGCCAGGTGGTAAACTTTATTGCGCGCAATGCCGTCAACCCGCAGACCGGCCACCCGCATCCCCCGCACAGGATCGAGATGGCAATGGAAGAGGCGCGCGTAAACATTGACCCGTTCAAACATCTCGATGAACAGGTCAAAGAAACGGTAAAGGCGCTGCGCCCGATCCTGCCAATACGGTTCGAGGAACTCCGGCTTGCCATCAGGATTCCTGCGGATTTTGCGGCAAAAGCCTATGGTGATATTGCGGCCGGGTCCATCATGGAAAAGGACGAGTGGCAGAAGGACGGCTCCTGGGTATGCGTAGTGCGCATTCCTGCCGGGATCCAGAGCGATTTCTATGATCTCATCAATAAACTCTCCAAAGGCGAGGGTCAGGTGAAGATCCTCAATCAAGTATATTAA
- a CDS encoding cache domain-containing protein, translated as MKLGGFLPVLVVIIVCMVSAGCSQSVGSKESGQAPPPTAVPTLKVSTGVTTPAELTNLVNRAAAYARENGKEKAIAAFNDPNGPFVQGEVYVFSEAYDGTALAEPFHHELVGTNIRNLTDRFGVPIGRNLAETARYGIGYVSYDYPNPKNNNRVESKLSVVSDMDGTCYVGAGTYAGSGMVYPSAAIGPATRVYAVADLTGFVKQAVAYARANGKEKALTTFSDPSGPFADGELSIMAVDYNGTVIASSLSPDTAKNRINLINYHDPDGVPTIREMRDLAGNGGGYSYTVAAVTKNGRTFYAPKIDYAEPVDNSYWIFSGIIIPGYEQLREGNLRGIVVRNHTRTEMYDLVDRAVTYAQLNGKEKTLAEINNPKGQFVNNDLFVWAETFDGTILADPFWKDGIGYNYLDYTDPYGAKTTVVGINAIHNGTGFSHAMFPDTAANHTASVPKLVYMKPVDDTWWIGSGVYGVQVK; from the coding sequence ATGAAGCTGGGGGGTTTTCTTCCTGTTCTGGTCGTGATTATCGTATGTATGGTCTCAGCAGGATGCAGTCAGTCGGTCGGTTCAAAAGAATCCGGGCAGGCACCTCCGCCAACCGCTGTTCCCACGCTGAAGGTATCGACCGGGGTAACAACCCCGGCAGAGCTGACAAATCTTGTGAACCGCGCAGCAGCATACGCCCGCGAGAACGGAAAGGAGAAGGCAATTGCCGCGTTCAATGATCCGAACGGACCGTTCGTGCAGGGCGAGGTCTATGTATTTTCCGAAGCCTATGACGGCACCGCACTTGCCGAACCATTCCATCACGAGCTGGTGGGTACCAATATCCGTAACCTGACCGACCGTTTCGGCGTCCCCATTGGCCGGAATCTCGCGGAGACTGCCAGGTACGGCATCGGGTATGTCAGTTACGATTACCCCAACCCGAAGAACAACAACCGTGTTGAATCGAAACTCTCGGTCGTCTCCGATATGGACGGGACCTGTTATGTCGGTGCAGGTACCTACGCGGGATCCGGTATGGTATACCCGTCAGCGGCCATCGGACCGGCTACCCGGGTATACGCAGTTGCGGATCTTACGGGATTTGTGAAACAGGCTGTGGCATATGCCCGTGCAAACGGGAAGGAGAAGGCACTTACCACATTCAGTGATCCATCCGGCCCGTTTGCCGACGGGGAACTCTCAATAATGGCAGTCGATTACAATGGAACGGTGATCGCGAGTTCCCTCTCCCCGGACACTGCAAAGAACCGCATCAACCTGATCAACTACCATGACCCGGATGGCGTCCCCACGATACGGGAGATGCGGGACCTTGCAGGGAATGGCGGCGGGTACTCGTACACGGTTGCAGCAGTGACAAAAAACGGCAGGACATTCTATGCCCCCAAGATCGATTACGCCGAGCCGGTGGATAATTCCTACTGGATCTTCTCCGGAATCATTATCCCCGGATATGAGCAGCTCCGGGAAGGAAATCTCCGGGGGATCGTTGTCCGGAACCATACCCGCACCGAGATGTACGATCTTGTTGACCGTGCCGTAACTTACGCACAGCTGAACGGCAAGGAAAAGACCCTTGCAGAGATCAACAACCCAAAGGGACAGTTTGTGAACAACGATCTCTTTGTCTGGGCAGAGACCTTTGACGGGACCATCCTTGCCGATCCGTTCTGGAAGGATGGGATAGGATACAACTACTTGGACTACACAGACCCGTATGGTGCAAAGACAACGGTTGTCGGCATCAATGCCATCCACAACGGGACCGGGTTCTCCCACGCGATGTTCCCGGACACAGCGGCTAACCACACCGCATCGGTGCCGAAACTGGTGTACATGAAACCGGTGGATGACACGTGGTGGATCGGCAGCGGGGTCTATGGCGTGCAGGTGAAGTGA
- a CDS encoding 50S ribosomal protein L15e encodes MVKSMYAFVREAWKVPAKSGVKELLWNRMQEWRREGSVVRVERPTRIDRARTLGYKAKQGIAVCRVQVRRGGRRVSRYVRARRTAAMGKNSKTMGKSIQRIAEERASKKFPNMEVLNSYWVGQDGKLKYYEVIMVDGHHPSIRADKNLAWMANATHRGRAERGKTSAGRKGRGMREKGIGTEKTRPSIRSHANQGK; translated from the coding sequence ATGGTAAAATCGATGTACGCCTTCGTCAGGGAGGCATGGAAAGTACCCGCAAAGAGCGGAGTGAAAGAACTCCTCTGGAACCGCATGCAGGAATGGCGCCGTGAAGGCAGCGTTGTCCGCGTCGAACGCCCGACCCGTATCGACCGGGCACGCACCCTTGGCTACAAGGCCAAGCAGGGCATTGCCGTCTGCCGTGTCCAGGTCCGCCGCGGTGGCCGCCGGGTATCCCGGTATGTCCGTGCACGCCGCACAGCAGCGATGGGCAAGAACAGCAAGACAATGGGCAAGAGCATCCAGCGTATTGCCGAAGAGCGCGCGTCCAAGAAATTCCCCAACATGGAAGTGCTCAACTCCTACTGGGTTGGACAGGACGGGAAGCTCAAATACTACGAAGTCATCATGGTTGACGGTCACCACCCCTCGATCAGGGCCGACAAGAACCTTGCATGGATGGCCAACGCCACCCACCGCGGTCGTGCAGAGCGCGGAAAGACCTCAGCAGGTCGCAAGGGTCGCGGTATGAGAGAGAAGGGTATCGGAACCGAAAAGACCCGCCCGAGCATCCGTTCCCACGCGAACCAGGGCAAATAA
- a CDS encoding cache domain-containing protein codes for MNLRTFVISGILIIIFLFFAGCTQGQVPALVQTPAPSTGETAVKPVSPAATSSIPPVTSKEEMVAFVKEAVTYAKQNGKQKALTEFSDPHGSFFRGVLYIYAYDINGTTIAHPVNPEKIGINRLNEKDAEGNLFIRDLRQAAINGTGFATYYYINPTHNNAVEKKLGYAMSVDPTWWLGSGIYQGPADTPIKDPVNENLR; via the coding sequence ATGAATCTGCGCACCTTCGTAATATCGGGCATTCTCATCATAATATTCCTGTTTTTTGCCGGCTGCACGCAGGGCCAGGTTCCGGCACTGGTACAGACCCCGGCCCCCTCAACTGGAGAAACGGCAGTCAAACCGGTATCACCGGCAGCGACTTCCTCCATTCCGCCGGTAACATCAAAGGAAGAGATGGTAGCGTTCGTCAAAGAGGCCGTTACTTACGCAAAACAGAACGGGAAGCAAAAAGCGCTCACGGAGTTTTCCGATCCTCATGGATCGTTTTTCCGTGGCGTACTGTACATTTATGCGTATGATATCAATGGCACAACGATTGCCCATCCGGTGAACCCGGAAAAGATCGGGATCAACCGCCTCAACGAGAAGGATGCGGAAGGCAACCTGTTCATCCGTGACCTCCGGCAGGCTGCCATCAACGGCACGGGTTTTGCCACGTACTATTACATCAACCCGACCCATAACAACGCGGTGGAGAAGAAACTCGGCTACGCAATGAGCGTCGATCCCACCTGGTGGCTCGGTTCCGGTATCTACCAGGGCCCTGCCGATACACCTATCAAAGATCCGGTAAATGAAAATCTCCGGTAA
- a CDS encoding 2-isopropylmalate synthase, whose translation MRGIVIFSASSAKKDVTVFDTTLRDGEQTPGIAFTFEQKLQIARQLSDIGVHAIEAGFPASSKAEKETVAAIKKLDLGATICGLARSVKADVDACLDCDVDMVHVFIPTSDIQRENTINKSREEVLAITADIIGYIREHTDKCMFSAMDATRTDWDYLIEVFRTAADAGATIINVPDTVGVISPSGMKTLIARIHRDVDCPIDVHCHNDFGLAVANTIAAVEAGASQVQVTVNGLGERAGNADLAQTTMIMESIYKINTGIRKERLVETSRLVSRFSGIAIPPTQPVVGENVFSHESGIHSHGVMKNTATFEPGIMTPEMVGHRRRLTLGKHVGRHAVNQMLSEVRINPDEKQLDAIVEKVKAIASKGKRVTDADLYEIAQTVMEIKLDHKMFDLMDIAIMTGNHMIPTASVKAMVNGKEHVFSAVGNGPVDAALNAIFGIVPARVQLKEFNIEAIAGGSDSMCHVTIAVEDEHGKIFDASGSGDDIVLSSVEALVNAINLTSRK comes from the coding sequence TTGCGGGGGATCGTCATCTTCTCCGCTAGCTCAGCGAAGAAAGACGTGACCGTATTCGACACTACGCTCCGGGATGGAGAACAGACCCCGGGAATTGCGTTCACTTTTGAACAGAAACTCCAGATCGCACGTCAGCTCTCTGACATCGGTGTTCACGCGATAGAGGCAGGATTTCCTGCATCGTCAAAAGCCGAGAAAGAGACGGTGGCCGCTATCAAAAAGCTCGATCTCGGGGCCACCATCTGCGGACTCGCACGATCGGTCAAAGCAGACGTTGATGCCTGTCTTGACTGCGATGTCGACATGGTGCACGTATTCATCCCGACATCGGATATCCAGCGGGAGAACACGATCAACAAGAGCCGGGAAGAAGTGCTCGCCATAACAGCCGATATTATCGGCTATATCCGTGAGCATACGGACAAGTGCATGTTCTCGGCGATGGATGCGACACGGACGGACTGGGACTATCTTATCGAAGTCTTCCGGACCGCTGCTGATGCCGGTGCTACCATCATCAATGTACCGGATACCGTAGGCGTCATCTCACCTTCAGGAATGAAGACGCTCATCGCCCGGATACACCGGGATGTGGATTGCCCGATCGACGTGCACTGTCACAATGATTTCGGCCTTGCCGTGGCAAACACCATTGCCGCAGTCGAAGCCGGTGCTTCGCAGGTACAGGTTACCGTGAACGGGCTGGGCGAGCGGGCAGGTAATGCCGATCTTGCGCAGACTACCATGATCATGGAGTCAATCTACAAGATTAATACCGGTATCAGAAAGGAACGGCTCGTAGAGACCTCGCGCCTCGTATCCCGGTTCAGTGGCATCGCGATACCGCCAACCCAGCCGGTTGTTGGCGAGAATGTCTTCTCCCACGAAAGCGGCATACACTCGCATGGCGTCATGAAAAATACCGCAACCTTCGAACCCGGCATCATGACTCCGGAGATGGTCGGGCACCGGCGCAGGCTGACCCTTGGAAAACATGTCGGCAGGCACGCGGTGAACCAGATGCTCTCCGAGGTCCGGATCAATCCGGATGAGAAACAGCTGGATGCCATTGTCGAGAAAGTCAAGGCAATCGCCAGCAAGGGAAAACGGGTGACCGATGCCGATCTCTACGAGATTGCCCAGACCGTGATGGAGATCAAACTGGACCACAAGATGTTCGACTTAATGGACATCGCGATCATGACCGGCAATCACATGATCCCCACGGCGAGTGTAAAGGCGATGGTAAACGGCAAAGAGCATGTCTTTTCTGCCGTGGGTAATGGTCCGGTTGATGCCGCCCTGAACGCGATCTTCGGGATCGTGCCGGCGCGGGTCCAGTTAAAAGAGTTCAACATCGAAGCGATTGCCGGGGGTTCGGACTCGATGTGCCACGTCACCATTGCCGTAGAAGACGAACACGGGAAGATTTTCGATGCCAGCGGAAGCGGGGACGATATCGTTCTCTCATCCGTAGAGGCGCTGGTCAATGCGATCAACCTGACCAGCCGGAAATAA
- a CDS encoding KEOPS complex subunit Pcc1: MPHHEAIFRFSTEHAAAIYTALLPELADEVNPRSKTSCRLEGDTVLILTIEAEDIPALRAALNMALRLVNVADEMQQIAVK, from the coding sequence ATGCCACACCATGAAGCGATCTTCCGGTTTTCAACGGAACATGCCGCTGCCATCTATACAGCACTCTTACCGGAACTTGCCGATGAGGTCAACCCGCGTTCAAAGACGAGCTGCCGGCTGGAAGGCGATACCGTGCTCATACTTACCATTGAAGCAGAAGATATTCCGGCCCTGCGGGCAGCTCTCAATATGGCATTGCGCCTTGTCAATGTAGCCGATGAGATGCAGCAGATCGCGGTAAAATAA